A window of Microcoleus sp. bin38.metabat.b11b12b14.051 genomic DNA:
TCAAGATTTAGGATTTCGGATCATGACTGTGCGAGAGTATCTGGCTCACGATGTGACGGAATTTTTGCCAGAAATGGTTTGTACTGGCATTCAACAGGCGAATATGGAACACAGACGCCAGCATTTAGAGCGAATTACGCAACTTAATTGGTCTGTTCCTAGCAGCAATCCTGAAACATCAATAGATTCTGAACCGAATCTGGATAATTTGTCGAGTTAATCGATCGACCAAAAGTGCGATCGAACACACACCTTAGAGATAAAAAATGAAGACTTTACCTAAAGAGCGTCGTTACGAAACTCTGTCCTATTTGCCCCCGCTGACAGACGCCCAAATTGCCAAGCAACTGCAATACATCTTGGATCAAGGCTACATTCCCGGCGTAGAATTCAACGAAACCTCTGCCGCTGAAATGCGCTACTGGACTTTGTGGAAGTTGCCTTTGTTTGGTGCTCGCAGCGTCCAAGAAATCATGGCTGAAGTTCAAGCTTGCCGCTCTGAAAATCCTACCTGCTACATCCGCGTCATGGGTTTTGACAACGTGAAGCAATGCCAAGTGCTGAGCTTCATCGTCCACAAGCCAAACACCAGAGGCTACTAAGCTTTAACAACTCTATTTTTTAGAGAAAAAGTTAGCTAAAAATTGAGGTAGGGAATTCTCCCCGCCTCATTTTTTTATGCAGAAGATTCGGCGGTTGAAACCGCATCTATACACGCAAAACCCACTCGCCTGCGGGTTAAAGTCAACGGTAGGGTGCGTCAGTTGAGTAATTCTCAATAATCGCTCCTAATCTCATTCTGACGCACCATTTATTCCGGATGTGCGTCAGTTGCGAGATTGTGAGTTTTTATCGAAATCTTCCTCGCTGACGCACCCTACTTAACTTCTTCCTTCTTC
This region includes:
- a CDS encoding chaperonin family protein RbcX yields the protein QDLGFRIMTVREYLAHDVTEFLPEMVCTGIQQANMEHRRQHLERITQLNWSVPSSNPETSIDSEPNLDNLSS
- a CDS encoding ribulose bisphosphate carboxylase small subunit, which produces MKTLPKERRYETLSYLPPLTDAQIAKQLQYILDQGYIPGVEFNETSAAEMRYWTLWKLPLFGARSVQEIMAEVQACRSENPTCYIRVMGFDNVKQCQVLSFIVHKPNTRGY